From Pseudoalteromonas sp. DL-6, one genomic window encodes:
- a CDS encoding MFS transporter → MNYNNKPTLSFWQIWNMCFGFLGIQFGFALQNGNVSRIFQTLGANVDDIPILWVAAPLTGLIVQPIIGYWSDKTWGKLGRRRPFFLYGAILTTLSLFIMPNSSTLWIAAGMLWIMDASINVTMEPFRALVGDNLPNKQRATGYAMQSFFIGVGAVVASALPWMMTNWFDIANTAPIGQIPDSVKYSFYFGGVILFIAVGWTIVTTKEYSPEQLAQFNQQESQTTQTNITNSVNFTKGGVIFSGLGLLVLATVLGLDLEKELYLLAAGLVSFGVIQFIAAALKAKQHTSGGFYNVVNDVFTMPEAMKQLAWVQFFSWFALFAMWIYSTSAVTSFHYGSTDTSSLAYNNGADWVGILFAAYNGFAAIAALCIPIIVKRVGLKVAHALNLILGALGLASFMFIKDPSLLIWPMIGVGFAWASILSLPYAMLSTSVPSHKMGVYMGIFNFFIVIPQLLAASVLGLILRHFFENQPIYALVLGAVSFVLAAVAVLRVKHTQ, encoded by the coding sequence GATATTCCTATTTTATGGGTTGCAGCGCCGCTCACGGGCTTAATTGTGCAACCAATTATTGGTTATTGGAGTGATAAAACTTGGGGCAAATTAGGCCGCCGTCGTCCTTTCTTTTTATACGGCGCTATATTAACCACGTTATCGCTTTTTATTATGCCAAATTCTTCCACGCTTTGGATTGCTGCGGGTATGCTGTGGATTATGGATGCCTCAATTAACGTTACCATGGAACCGTTTCGTGCATTAGTAGGCGACAACTTGCCAAACAAGCAGCGCGCCACAGGCTATGCCATGCAAAGCTTTTTTATAGGTGTGGGAGCGGTGGTTGCATCAGCACTGCCTTGGATGATGACCAACTGGTTTGATATTGCTAATACCGCACCGATTGGTCAAATTCCTGACTCTGTAAAGTATTCGTTTTACTTTGGTGGGGTTATTTTATTTATTGCAGTTGGCTGGACTATTGTCACCACAAAAGAGTACTCACCTGAGCAGCTCGCACAATTTAATCAACAAGAATCACAAACAACACAAACCAATATTACTAATAGCGTTAATTTTACCAAAGGCGGCGTTATTTTTAGCGGCTTAGGTTTGCTTGTTTTAGCCACAGTATTAGGGCTGGATCTGGAAAAAGAACTTTACTTGCTGGCTGCTGGGTTAGTTAGTTTTGGTGTTATTCAATTTATTGCAGCGGCATTAAAAGCTAAACAGCACACTAGCGGCGGTTTTTATAATGTAGTGAATGATGTATTTACTATGCCTGAGGCGATGAAGCAATTGGCATGGGTACAATTTTTTAGTTGGTTTGCGTTATTTGCTATGTGGATTTATAGCACCTCAGCGGTTACTAGCTTTCATTACGGTAGTACCGACACCAGCTCGTTAGCGTACAACAACGGTGCAGATTGGGTGGGTATATTATTCGCTGCATACAACGGCTTTGCCGCGATTGCTGCTTTATGTATCCCGATCATCGTTAAACGCGTGGGATTAAAAGTAGCACATGCACTTAACCTTATTTTAGGTGCGTTGGGCCTAGCGAGCTTTATGTTTATAAAAGATCCCAGTTTACTTATTTGGCCAATGATAGGCGTAGGTTTTGCGTGGGCGTCTATTTTATCACTGCCTTATGCAATGTTAAGTACTTCGGTACCGAGTCATAAAATGGGTGTTTACATGGGTATTTTCAACTTTTTCATTGTGATCCCACAATTATTAGCCGCCAGTGTGCTGGGGTTAATATTACGCCACTTTTTTGAAAACCAACCTATTTACGCATTAGTACTGGGCGCTGTGTCGTTTGTACTTGCAGCGGTTGCGGTATTGCGTGTTAAGCACACTCAGTAA